The Terriglobales bacterium region CGCTGGATTTTGGCAAGTTAGGGCGCGGGAGGCAGGGAACCCGGCGGGCGGGGAGCCACATCCTAATTTCCAGCGTTCTCGAGGCGCGTCCCGGAGGGTAGTCATGGTCGAGATCAGTTGCGACAGCTGCGGCAAGGTAAAACCCGACGACGACAAGCGTCTCAAGCGAGAGACCTGGATCCTGGGCTGGGACCTGCAGGTCGAGAACAAGTCCGGGGTACAGCGCTCCATCCGCTTCCTCGACAAGTGGGACGACCGCCGGATCATCGAACTGGGCGCCATCCACCTGTGCTCGCAGGCGTGCCGGGACGGCTATCTGCGCGGCGAGCGCCGCTCGGCGGCGTAGTCCATAGTCCACCGTCCACAGCGCACAGGGGCCGAGAGGTCCACTGTGGACTGTGGTCTGTGGACTGTGTACTTTTGGCGTCATGGGCTCCGTACGCCTCGACAAGTGGCTGTGGGCGGCGCGCTTCTTCAAGACGCGCAGCCAGGCGGCGCGCGCGTGCGACCTGGGACGAGTGAAGCTCAACGGGCAGGCGGCGAAGCCGGCCCGCGAAGTGCACGTCGGGATGAGGCTGGCGGTCAGCGCGCCGGCCGGCGACTTCCAGGTCGAGGTGCTGGTGCTGAGCGACCTGCGCGGGTCGGCGGCAGTGGCGCAAACGCTCTACCGCGAGACCGAAGAGAGCAAGGCGGCGCGGCTGCAGACGGCGGCGGAACGCAAGGCGATGGCCGAGTGGGAGCGGCTGCCGGCGGGGAAGCCTTCCAAGCGCGACCGGCGCGCGATCCTCCGCTTTCGCGGCCGCGGCTAGAAGCCCTTCAGCATCTTCACCACACGCAGGACTTCCTGGGGCTCGGGGCGGCGCCGGAAGTCGGGGTCGGTGCGCACCCAGACGATGGTGGCGTCGGGGGCGATGACGAAGGTCGCAGGGACGGGCAGCTCCCAGTCCTTGTTGGCGTTGGCGTGCTCGAGGTTCACGAAGACGCCGCGATAGTGGGAGACCAGGTAAGAGGGCAGCTTCCAGGCGATGCCGTACTGGCGCGCGACGGTGTTGTCCTTGTCGCTCAGGACGGGGAAGCGCAGGTGGTGCTGCTCGGCGGTGAAGCCGGTGTGCTGCGGCTTCTGCGGCGAGACGGCGACGAGCGTCGCGCCCGCTTGCTCGAATAGCGGGCGAGCCTTCTCCAGCTCTTCCAGCTGCGCGATGCAGTAGGGACACCAGCGTCCGCGGAAGAAGACGAGCACGACCGGGCCTTGCGCGAGGCGGTCGCCGAGGATGAAGTTGCGGCCCTGCGCGTCGGGGAGCTCGAAGTTGGGAGACTTCTCGCCCGCGGCGAGCGCGAGGGCCGCCACCTTCGACTGGATGAGCTCGGCGACTGCGCGGCGCGAAGGCTCCATCCGGGCCGGGCCGATGAGGTCGTCGACATTGCGCGTGATGGCGTCGAGACGCTCGGCGAGCGAGGAGTACTCGGGCGTCGCCACATTCGGGTTGGAGCCGCGCCATTCCATGATGTGAGCGATTCAGAGTGGCCGCTGGAACGTGAGTCCGTAAGTGACCGCGGTCACATGCCCGGCAGTTTCATGCCGGCGAGGCGGCGGTCGAGCTTGCCGCGGCTCATGCCCTTGAACATCTTCTTCATCTGGGCGTACTGGCGAAGGAGCTGATTCACTTCCTGCACGCTGGTGCCGGAGCCGCGCGCGATACGCTTGCGGCGCGAGCCGTTGATGGACTCGTGGTGGTCGCGCTCGAAGGGCGTCATGGAGCTGATGATGGCTTCGACGCGGACGAGCTCCTTCTCGTCGAAGTTCTCGGCGACCTTCTGCATGCCGGCGAAGGGGCCGACCGCGGGCATCATCTTCACGATGCTTTGCAGCGAGCCGAGCTTCTTGACCTGGCGGAGCTGCTCGCGGAAGTCCTCGAGCGTGAAGCCGTCGCCCGCGAGCACTTTCTTCGCGAACTCCTCCGACTTCTTCTTGTCGATCTTCTCCTCGGCTTTCTCGATGAGCGAGAGGATGTCGCCCATGCCGAGGATGCGGCCGACGATGCGGTCGGGGTGGAAGGGCTCGAGCGCGTCGTACTTTTCGCCGACGCCGATGAACTTGATGGGCTGGCCGGTGACGGAGCGGATGGAGAGCGCGGCGCCGCCGCGGGCGTCGCCGTCCATCTTCGTCAAGACGACGCCGGTGAGCGAGAGCTTGTCGTGGAACTCTTTCGCGGAGTTGACGGCGTCCTGGCCGGTCATGGCGTCGGCGACGAACAAGATCTCCTGCGGGTTGAGGAGGCGCTTGAGCGACTGCATCTCCTCCATCAGCTGGTCGTCGATGTGCAGGCGGCCGGCGGTGTCGACGATGAGGACGTCGCAGCCGGTGTTGACGGCCTCGCGGCGCGCCTCCTTGGCGAGGCGCTCGACCGTCGCGGTGTTCGACTCCTCGACCTTGCCCTCGTAAATGGCTGCGGGGATAGCGTCGGCGACGACCTTGAGCTGCTGGCGCGCGGCGGGACGGTAGACGTCGACCGAGACCAGCAGCGGGCGGTGGCCGCCCTTCTTCAGCCAGGCGGCGAGCTTGCCGGAGGTGGTGGTCTTCCCGGAACCCTGGAGGCCGGCCATGAGCACGACGGTCGGCGGGGTGCCGAACTTGAGCTTGGCGGTGTCCTTGCCGAGGATGCGGACGAGCTCGTCACGCACGATCTTGACGACCTGGTCGCCGGGCGAGAGCGCGGTCATCACTTCCTGACCGAGCGCCTTCTCGCGGATGGCGTCGATCAGCTCCTTGACGACCTTGAAGTTGACGTCGGCCTCGAGCAGCGCGAGGCGGATCTCGCGCAGGGCTTCGCCGATGTTCTCTTCGGTGAGCGTGCCCTGGCCGCGCAGGTTCTTGAAGGCGCGCTGGAGCTTGTCCTGGAGGTTCTCAAACATATTCCGTAGACCGGCGTCGAATGTTTGATTCTATCAGCGCCCGCGAGTTGCTATGGGCCGGAGCGCTACGCCGGCCGCGGCCCCGCGCCCAGGTAGCTGAGGAAGGCGCGGACCAGTTCCTTCTTCAGTGCAGGCTCGTCCTTGGGGAGGAAGCCCTTCCATGGGCCCTGGTCGTCGGGGTGCTCCATGAGTTCGTAAAGCGAACTCGCCAGCATGAAGAGCGCGAGGGAGACGGCCTGCCGCGGGTCGGGATGGCGGATCCGCTCGCGGTGAGCGAGGAAGAGGTCGATGGCGCGCTCGTAGGCGCGCCTCTCCAGGCGGCTCGCCTTCCGCCAGAAGGGTGTGCCGCGGCGCGTGCGCGCGAACATGCGCATCGCGCGAAGCAGGGAAGCGTTGGCGCGGTAGGCGGTGACCATGCCGCCCACCACCTGCTCGGTAAAGACAGGCAACGGGATCAGCGCGACCTTCTCCGGGGTGAGGCCGCCTTTCATGCGCTCGTCCTGGCGCTCCAGGATGCCGAGGATCGCGGCCTCGAGCAGCGCCTCCTTGTCGCGGAAACGGCGGTAGACGGCGCCCGGGGTGAGCCCGGCGTGGTCCGCGATGCGGGGGATGGTGGTGCCTTCGAGCCCGCGCTGGCCGAGCACTTCGTTCGCCGCTTTCAGGAGCTTGCGCAACGACTCACGGCTGCGAACCTGCTGCGGCTCGAGGTTGGAGGACTTCCTGGTTCGGGGCATCGCCTACCTCGCGCGGGAAATGTACTTGACAGAGTATCCCGGATGAATGTAAATGTAAATTCACATTTACATAAGCCAGGATCGAGATGAGCACTGCCGCCTTGCCCGCCGCCCTGCCCGCCCCCGAGCGCCGCCCGCATCCGGTGCGCCAGCGCAATTTCCTGCTGTGGTGGCTGGGTGCGACCGTCTCGCTGGCCGGCGACCAGTTCTACATCGTCGCGCTGCCGTGGGTGGTGCTGCAGCTCACCGGCTCCGGGGTGGCGATGGGGACGGTCGCGATGGCGGCCGGGATCCCGCGGGCGGCGCTGATGCTGATGGGGGGCGCGGTGAGCGACCGCTCGTCGCCGCGGCGGCTGCTGATGGCGACGGCGACGGCGCGCACGCTGCTGGTGGCGGCGATCGGGGTGTTGCTGTGGCGGAACCAGCTCGCGCTCTGGCACCTCTACCTGCTCGCGACGGGCTTCGGGATCGCCGACGCATTCGCCCTGCCGACGGCTTCGGCACTGATGCGCACGCTGGTGCCGATCGAGCAGTTGCCGGCGGCGAACTCGGTGTGGCAGAGCAGCGCGCTTGTGACCGGCATCGTCGGTCCCGCGCCCGCCGGGCTGATCATGAAGAAGCTGGGTGTGGCGTGGGCATTCCTGCTCGACGCCTTCAGCTTCCTGTTCATCCTCGTGGCGCTGTGGCGGCTGCCGGATGCCCCGCCGGCACCGCGCCCGCAGGCGAGCAGCGTGTGGAGGTCGATCGGCGAGGGGCTGAAGTACGTCGGCAATGACGCCGCGCTGCGCTCGCTCATGTTGCTGACGGCGGTGCTGAACTTCTGCCTGGCCGGGCCGCTGAGCGTTGGACTGGCGTACATGGCGAAGCAACGGTTCTCGTCGCCGGCTGCCTTCGGCATGTGGATCTCGAGCGTGGCGGCGGGAACGTTCGTGGGGTTGCTGCTGGCGGGCGTGCTGAAGGCGAAACGCCGCGGGCTGCTGCTGGTCGCGACGAGCTCGACGTTGGGCGTGGCGATGTCTGCGATGGGATTCCTGCCGGGTTTCTGGCCGGTCGCCGCGCTGCTGGCGGCCATGGGCAGCCTGAGCGGCTTCATCAACGTGCAGTTCCAGTCGTGGTTCCAGCAGCGCGTGGAGCGCGCGGTGCTCGGTCGCGTGGCGAGCGTCGCGATGCTCTCGGCGTTCGGGCTGATGCCGCTCTCGATGGCGGCGGCGGGCGTGGCGGTGGAGTGGAACACGCGGCTGATGTTCCTGATCGCGGGCGCAGCGGTGCTGGTGGTCTCGCTGTTCGGCGCGCTGCAGAAGCCGGTGCGCGAGATCGCCTAGCCGCCGAGTCGTTTGCCCAGGATCTCCTTGGCGGCCAGCACGGTGTTGCAGTGGATGGTGACGGTGTCCTGCACGTTGCGGGCGTAGCCGCCGGCGTAGGTGACCATCACCGGGATGCCGTGCGCCTTGGCCGCCTTGAAGACCAGTTCGTCGCGCTCCTTCAAACCCTCGATGGTCAGCGCCAGGCCGCCCAACTGGTCTTCGCAGTAGGGGTCGGCGCCGGCGATGTAGCAGAGGAGGTCGGGTGTGAAGCGGCGCAGCCCGGAGGCAAGCGCGTTGTCGAGCCACGACAGGTAC contains the following coding sequences:
- a CDS encoding RNA-binding S4 domain-containing protein gives rise to the protein MGSVRLDKWLWAARFFKTRSQAARACDLGRVKLNGQAAKPAREVHVGMRLAVSAPAGDFQVEVLVLSDLRGSAAVAQTLYRETEESKAARLQTAAERKAMAEWERLPAGKPSKRDRRAILRFRGRG
- a CDS encoding peroxiredoxin-like family protein encodes the protein MEWRGSNPNVATPEYSSLAERLDAITRNVDDLIGPARMEPSRRAVAELIQSKVAALALAAGEKSPNFELPDAQGRNFILGDRLAQGPVVLVFFRGRWCPYCIAQLEELEKARPLFEQAGATLVAVSPQKPQHTGFTAEQHHLRFPVLSDKDNTVARQYGIAWKLPSYLVSHYRGVFVNLEHANANKDWELPVPATFVIAPDATIVWVRTDPDFRRRPEPQEVLRVVKMLKGF
- the ffh gene encoding signal recognition particle protein, producing the protein MFENLQDKLQRAFKNLRGQGTLTEENIGEALREIRLALLEADVNFKVVKELIDAIREKALGQEVMTALSPGDQVVKIVRDELVRILGKDTAKLKFGTPPTVVLMAGLQGSGKTTTSGKLAAWLKKGGHRPLLVSVDVYRPAARQQLKVVADAIPAAIYEGKVEESNTATVERLAKEARREAVNTGCDVLIVDTAGRLHIDDQLMEEMQSLKRLLNPQEILFVADAMTGQDAVNSAKEFHDKLSLTGVVLTKMDGDARGGAALSIRSVTGQPIKFIGVGEKYDALEPFHPDRIVGRILGMGDILSLIEKAEEKIDKKKSEEFAKKVLAGDGFTLEDFREQLRQVKKLGSLQSIVKMMPAVGPFAGMQKVAENFDEKELVRVEAIISSMTPFERDHHESINGSRRKRIARGSGTSVQEVNQLLRQYAQMKKMFKGMSRGKLDRRLAGMKLPGM
- a CDS encoding TetR/AcrR family transcriptional regulator, whose protein sequence is MPRTRKSSNLEPQQVRSRESLRKLLKAANEVLGQRGLEGTTIPRIADHAGLTPGAVYRRFRDKEALLEAAILGILERQDERMKGGLTPEKVALIPLPVFTEQVVGGMVTAYRANASLLRAMRMFARTRRGTPFWRKASRLERRAYERAIDLFLAHRERIRHPDPRQAVSLALFMLASSLYELMEHPDDQGPWKGFLPKDEPALKKELVRAFLSYLGAGPRPA
- a CDS encoding MFS transporter, which encodes MSTAALPAALPAPERRPHPVRQRNFLLWWLGATVSLAGDQFYIVALPWVVLQLTGSGVAMGTVAMAAGIPRAALMLMGGAVSDRSSPRRLLMATATARTLLVAAIGVLLWRNQLALWHLYLLATGFGIADAFALPTASALMRTLVPIEQLPAANSVWQSSALVTGIVGPAPAGLIMKKLGVAWAFLLDAFSFLFILVALWRLPDAPPAPRPQASSVWRSIGEGLKYVGNDAALRSLMLLTAVLNFCLAGPLSVGLAYMAKQRFSSPAAFGMWISSVAAGTFVGLLLAGVLKAKRRGLLLVATSSTLGVAMSAMGFLPGFWPVAALLAAMGSLSGFINVQFQSWFQQRVERAVLGRVASVAMLSAFGLMPLSMAAAGVAVEWNTRLMFLIAGAAVLVVSLFGALQKPVREIA